A single Anopheles funestus chromosome 2RL, idAnoFuneDA-416_04, whole genome shotgun sequence DNA region contains:
- the LOC125763979 gene encoding uncharacterized protein LOC125763979 isoform X2 — MKLLIVIATTCLLGATLLRASPLKQSTPRALVTSRSDVVTPEATKDKPQYMIRVMPKDEELEELSKLVDFFANGETGSPSASTGSPHTTSYGSYSPRRDDLTEPLLPPPVEQSEPNYYAAKPKKNKGKKYIPTQKLINLKHTEQVEKNANEKSRQDSDKVRDSSEEDTFFLDAIDLDRLLASALLGEQDARSEATAAVGRALLPLRLEELNSGEFVPSRNRRVDQYTRRVAGEDEGARIDFQMHGHHGPNSYKFGYDTGEGKNRQFHVEERDNKGNVRGRYGYYMRSGKFRIVNYSSSPETGFRIEP, encoded by the exons ATGAAGTTGCTTATAGTG ATCGCAACCACCTGTCTGCTGGGAGCCACCCTGCTCCGGGCATCACCACTCAAACAGAGCACACCGCGTGCCCTCGTCACCAGCCGATCGGATGTGGTGACGCCGGAAGCGACCAAAGACAAACCACAGTACATGATCCGCGTTATGCCGAAGGATGAAGAGCTGGAGGAGCTATCGAAGTTGGTAGATTTTTTCGCGAATGGGGAGACCGGCTCGCCCAGCGCATCAACCGGCTCTCCCCACACGACCTCCTACGGTTCCTATAGTCCGCGCCGGGACGATCTGACCGAACCGCTGCTGCCACCACCGGTCGAACAAAGCGAACCGAACTACTACGCGGCCAagccaaagaaaaacaagggCAAAAAGTACATCCCGACCCAGAAGCTTATCAATCTGAAGCACACCGAACAGGTGGAAAAGAAtgcgaacgaaaaatcgcGCCAGGACAGCGATAAGGTGCGCGACTCGAGCGAGGAGGATACGTTCTTCCTGGATGCGATCGATCTCGATCGGTTGCTGGCAAGCGCTTTGCTCGGTGAGCAGGATGCACGATCGGAGGCGACGGCCGCTGTAGGCCGGGCCCTTTTACCGCTGCGTCTGGAGGAGCTGAACAGCGGGGAGTTTGTGCCGAGCCGCAACCGTCGGGTGGATCAGTATACGCGCCGCGTGGCCGGAGAGGATGAAGGTGCTAGAATCGATTTTCAAATGCATGGCCACCATGGGCCTAACAGCTACAAGTTTGGCTATGACACGGGTGAAGG GAAGAATCGTCAGTTCCACGTAGAGGAGCGCGATAACAAGGGTAACGTTCGTGGGCGCTACGGTTACTATATGCGATCGGGCAAGTTTCGTATCGTCAACTACAGCTCCTCCCCGGAGACAGGCTTTAGGATAGAACCGTAG
- the LOC125763979 gene encoding uncharacterized protein LOC125763979 isoform X1 — protein sequence MKLLIVIATTCLLGATLLRASPLKQSTPRALVTSRSDVVTPEATKDKPQYMIRVMPKDEELEELSKLVDFFANGETGSPSASTGSPHTTSYGSYSPRRDDLTEPLLPPPVEQSEPNYYAAKPKKNKGKKYIPTQKLINLKHTEQVEKNANEKSRQDSDKVRDSSEEDTFFLDAIDLDRLLASALLGEQDARSEATAAVGRALLPLRLEELNSGEFVPSRNRRVDQYTRRVAGEDEGRIVSST from the exons ATGAAGTTGCTTATAGTG ATCGCAACCACCTGTCTGCTGGGAGCCACCCTGCTCCGGGCATCACCACTCAAACAGAGCACACCGCGTGCCCTCGTCACCAGCCGATCGGATGTGGTGACGCCGGAAGCGACCAAAGACAAACCACAGTACATGATCCGCGTTATGCCGAAGGATGAAGAGCTGGAGGAGCTATCGAAGTTGGTAGATTTTTTCGCGAATGGGGAGACCGGCTCGCCCAGCGCATCAACCGGCTCTCCCCACACGACCTCCTACGGTTCCTATAGTCCGCGCCGGGACGATCTGACCGAACCGCTGCTGCCACCACCGGTCGAACAAAGCGAACCGAACTACTACGCGGCCAagccaaagaaaaacaagggCAAAAAGTACATCCCGACCCAGAAGCTTATCAATCTGAAGCACACCGAACAGGTGGAAAAGAAtgcgaacgaaaaatcgcGCCAGGACAGCGATAAGGTGCGCGACTCGAGCGAGGAGGATACGTTCTTCCTGGATGCGATCGATCTCGATCGGTTGCTGGCAAGCGCTTTGCTCGGTGAGCAGGATGCACGATCGGAGGCGACGGCCGCTGTAGGCCGGGCCCTTTTACCGCTGCGTCTGGAGGAGCTGAACAGCGGGGAGTTTGTGCCGAGCCGCAACCGTCGGGTGGATCAGTATACGCGCCGCGTGGCCGGAGAGGATGAAG GAAGAATCGTCAGTTCCACGTAG
- the LOC125763966 gene encoding deoxyribose-phosphate aldolase: MVANVEIPYDAKQLSNVRVNLSCVVRSVDLLTSALIKRVTDAEFREYTLQALKLTDLTTLAGDDTESNVARLCFRAAYPFSDLKVHAQMKGTVHTAAVCVYPSRVADAHRALKALGMLDRIQIASVATGFPSGSYPLETRLKEIRFAIEQGATEIDIVIDRSLVLTGKWQELYDEIVAMRKACGDKVHLKAILGIGECGTMVNVYKASMVAMMAGSDFIKTSTGKEAVNATLPVGLVMIRAIQKFYRLTGKKIGLKPAGGVRTVRDAIAWMIMIRETLGEEWLKPELFRFGASGLLDDIEKQFYAISKRL; encoded by the exons ATGGTGGCAAATGTTGAAATTCCTTATG acGCGAAACAGCTTTCCAACGTGCGTGTAAATCTTTCCTGCGTGGTCCGCTCGGTTGACCTGTTAACCTCAGCTCTTATCAAACGCGTCACAGATGCCGAATTTCGGGAGTACACTCTGCAAGCACTAAAGCTAACCGATTTAACTACACTCGCTGGCGATGATACAGAATCCAATGTGGCCCGTCTCTGCTTCCGGGCTGCGTACCCATTTTCGGACCTTAAGGTCCATGCTCAGATGAAAGGAACAGTGCATACCGCGGCCGTTTGTGTCTATCCGAGCCGTGTAGCCGATGCTCACCGGGCGCTTAAAGCACTAGGAATGCTCGATAGAATTCAAATTGCTTCCGTAGCGACAGGTTTCCCTTCTGGATCGTATCCACTCGAAACGCGTCTGAAGGAAATACGCTTCGCAATCGAGCAAGGAGCAACCGAGATTGATATAGTGATCGATCGAAGCCTGGTGTTGACCGGAAAATGGCAGGAATTGTATGATGAAATAGTCGCCATGCGCAAGGCTTGTGGTGATAAGGTTCACTTAAAGGCGATCCTGGGCATTGGAGAGTGTGGTACAATGGTTAAT GTTTATAAAGCCTCCATGGTGGCAATGATGGCTGGATCAGATTTTATCAAAACATCCACCGGTAAGGAGGCAGTTAACGCAACACTTCCGGTCGGACTGGTTATGATTCGTGCCATTCAGAAGTTCTATCGTCTCACGGGCAAGAAGATTGGTCTGAAGCCTGCCGGTGGCGTAAGAACGGTTCGGGATGCGATCGCGTGGATGATCATGATACGGGAAACGCTCGGCGAAGAGTGGCTGAAGCCGGAGCTGTTCCGGTTCGGTGCATCCGGTTTGCTGGATGATATCGAAAAGCAATTCTATGCCATTTCGAAACGATTATAA